From Methanocorpusculum sp., the proteins below share one genomic window:
- a CDS encoding ABC transporter ATP-binding protein, translating to MMTNKLDVQHLSYAYYDQDVISDIDLYVAENEFVGVVGPNGCGKSTILKNIYGALHTNRGRILLDNEPISRMNSKQIARKMAVVGQENEFDFDFSVNEMVAMGRSPHKKLFDPDTKEDEDIIMGALKRVGMLSMIDRKYSTLSGGEKQRVLIARAIAQQTDFFILDEPTNHLDISFQLQVCEIVRGLGVTVLTAMHDLNLAALFCDRIYVIKEHEVYRFGTVEEILTPELIKEVFGVTADVKIHPVTKKPNIIFIPNLP from the coding sequence ATGATGACCAACAAATTAGACGTACAACATCTGTCATATGCCTATTATGATCAGGATGTTATCTCCGACATTGACTTATATGTTGCAGAAAACGAGTTCGTCGGGGTTGTTGGTCCGAATGGATGCGGAAAATCGACCATTCTTAAAAACATTTACGGTGCACTACATACGAATCGCGGCAGGATCCTGCTGGACAATGAACCCATCTCCCGCATGAATTCAAAACAAATCGCCCGAAAAATGGCAGTTGTAGGTCAGGAAAATGAATTTGACTTCGACTTCAGTGTGAATGAAATGGTGGCGATGGGCCGATCCCCGCACAAAAAACTGTTCGATCCTGATACAAAAGAGGACGAAGACATCATCATGGGAGCACTGAAACGGGTAGGCATGTTGTCTATGATTGACAGAAAATACTCCACTCTCTCTGGTGGAGAGAAGCAGCGTGTTCTCATTGCCCGAGCCATTGCTCAACAGACGGATTTCTTCATTTTGGATGAACCGACCAATCATTTGGATATCAGTTTTCAGCTGCAGGTTTGTGAAATAGTCCGGGGTCTTGGCGTTACGGTTCTGACAGCCATGCATGATCTGAATCTTGCGGCTCTCTTCTGTGACCGGATTTATGTTATCAAAGAGCATGAGGTGTATCGTTTTGGCACAGTGGAGGAAATCCTGACTCCGGAACTTATCAAAGAGGTATTTGGTGTAACAGCCGATGTCAAAATCCACCCAGTTACAAAAAAACCAAATATTATTTTTATTCCGAATCTGCCGTGA
- a CDS encoding ABC transporter substrate-binding protein produces MMRKLSLFTVALLLLVVIFGAGCVGSNNQDADESDYTPVTVENFGRTITITEKPTAVAVAGPNCAEVFVALGLTDIVIGKSCDNHCLGPLPEYADGYNSIPELTHGYPTLEAVVTSGCDFLYAIDWVFEGDFTVEALEQYGITVYVCEATDYEGVWKEIRELGEIFEVEDAADSFIASEKARIAAVEKTVAGQDTLKVFIYDSDTGSGVYTAGAPNIETTFIETAGGVNIFDDLNKAWVGVSYEEILARDPDVIIIHDYEEATYEENVEALIHDPILSQLDAVKNKRFVRLSLESALPGSRTAYSIEVIAKGMFPELF; encoded by the coding sequence ATGATGAGAAAATTAAGTTTATTTACTGTCGCCCTCCTCTTATTGGTAGTTATATTTGGCGCGGGTTGTGTTGGAAGTAATAATCAGGATGCTGATGAAAGTGATTATACACCAGTTACTGTGGAAAACTTTGGCAGAACTATTACAATTACCGAAAAACCGACCGCAGTCGCGGTTGCGGGTCCCAACTGCGCAGAGGTGTTTGTTGCGTTGGGTCTGACCGATATTGTTATAGGTAAATCCTGTGATAATCACTGTCTTGGTCCGCTGCCGGAATATGCTGATGGATACAACAGTATTCCTGAACTGACCCATGGATATCCAACCCTCGAAGCTGTTGTAACGAGCGGGTGTGATTTCCTGTATGCGATTGACTGGGTGTTTGAAGGAGACTTCACTGTAGAAGCTCTGGAGCAGTACGGTATCACCGTGTATGTTTGTGAAGCAACGGATTATGAAGGTGTTTGGAAGGAAATCAGAGAACTTGGTGAAATCTTCGAGGTTGAAGATGCAGCAGATTCCTTTATTGCTTCAGAAAAGGCAAGAATTGCTGCTGTAGAAAAAACTGTTGCGGGTCAAGACACACTGAAAGTATTCATTTATGATTCAGATACCGGAAGCGGTGTTTACACTGCCGGTGCTCCAAATATTGAAACTACGTTTATAGAAACCGCAGGTGGTGTGAACATCTTTGATGATTTGAACAAAGCATGGGTTGGGGTTTCGTATGAAGAAATACTTGCAAGGGACCCAGATGTTATCATTATCCACGATTATGAAGAGGCAACCTACGAAGAAAACGTTGAGGCTCTGATTCATGATCCGATCTTATCTCAACTTGATGCTGTGAAGAACAAACGCTTTGTACGGCTATCTCTTGAATCGGCTCTACCGGGTTCAAGAACCGCATATTCTATTGAAGTAATTGCAAAAGGAATGTTCCCGGAATTATTCTAA